The sequence below is a genomic window from Phoenix dactylifera cultivar Barhee BC4 chromosome 8, palm_55x_up_171113_PBpolish2nd_filt_p, whole genome shotgun sequence.
TCCCGAATAGAGTcttccctcccctgtttctatTGCTCCCATGAATCCACCGGAAgaggaaacaaagaaaaaaaaaagagagagggagacggGATCAAATCCTACCTTATTTGAATCAATTTACatctatataaaaaaagaatctcttcccctcttccttagggcatcaaccgagagtctttccacaaaaaaaaaaggggagaaaagaGGGATTTGGAGTTCTAGGCGATCCGTGGGAGAAGCTCGGGTTGCTCGCCGTTGGACCAGCCGGAAAGGctcgccggaggcaaggtgagcaccctcgcctccttctccttcgtctTTAGCTATTATTTTCTTGGGGATGTGGCCGGGAAGCCGCCGGGCTGATGGGGAAAGCCGAGCCTCTGTTCGGCCTTCTTCCCTTCCGTTCCGGTTGGCCGTCGCCGGGCGTGGCACCACCATGGGGCGTCGCCGGCCATGGGCCGCCGGTTGCCAAGCACTCTCCTCCTTTCCGTCGggaaggaggaaggaagagagagagagagagagagccaatcTATCTCGTCTTTGTTGTTTTATTgacgggaagaagaaggaagagagggagagagagagagagccgactctctctcttctttgttattttattttctccctCTAGTTGCTGTCTCTTATTAGTCTATTTTCTCTCTAGTTACTCTCTCTTATTGCTATGATTTCTCTCTAGTTTAATTTAGGGAGATCATGGACTGTTGGTTGGTCCTGGGGTGATAGATACTGGTGGATCCTTTAGAGGATCCATAAAGATTTTTGGGTTGCCAGATATTTTAGATAATTTTTAATGATGACTTGATTCCGTAGGGGAACAATTTGTTGGACGAAAGGACGCTGAGCAGGGTTCTGCATATCCGGATTTATAGATCGCCGTGAGGGTGGGTGATTAGTCTGTCCGAGTTAACAAagggtaagaatccttgtatgccaatcctacatgatataaatatttttgcactatatatgtttgatatgctatgatccagacaaagcaaaatagttttatattaaattatattttgatcgtgttggcttgtaattggtattatgatggatgcatgtatgtgtataaccTATACCTGCATAATTGGATTTATGGATGTGGCGGTATGGACTAATCATattatattgattgccctgtcacgggctggaaacgtgaccatggttagtctcggtcggaaataaagtggaaaagggaatggatgtgtgtttgtgaattgattaaatgaataggaactttgggcttatctcgttattattgattgccccatcacaggctggaaatgtgatattatcgattgcctcgtcacaggctggaaatgtgatactatcgattgccccatcacaggctgaaaatgtgataccatcgattgccccgtcacaggctggaaatgtgatactatcgattgccccgtcacgggccggaaacgtgaccgggatgtagcccaaagtcggaaagataattgatccgaatcaagttaatatagaatggaaagaaaaagcattgaaaacattaatgaagatttatgagctatcgtatgctatatcatttTTGTGTGGTTGaactttcattgatatttgatgTACATACTTATTTGAGCCtttttgatagccggtttatgatttcatgaaatgtgaatcgatttgtcgtggccttcaaattcatattattattgtgttggtttgGATgcgtagggattcttactgggctgtaaagctcaccccctcttcttctttttctttaccagagttacatgatgcattgatTTGGAcaggatgggcgcagagtgcaagtACCCGAGTCATTGGTTAGTTGGTTTGTTTATCTTTCTTTGAtgttgatgaacatttgaagatcttgtaattgaactaatttgtttatctGGTGTGGACATGttggatttgtctatttgaattactaaattaattgtggatttattgaaatttttgataatcataggccttgcatgatctttagggcactgctctagggctcatgcggccggtcgcgtgccggacccgggtgctgggttcggggcgtgacaaggcGTGTAtgctcctcctttttcttcatcAGAAGGACGTGGACCTGGGACCCGGGTGCGTAGCTTTCTTCCCACTCTCACTGAGGAGTGGGGAAGGCCAGGTGGGGTATTGTGTTCAGGGCCCCGCCCAAAATAGTTAACCGCAAGTTATTATttagaaagatattatttatattttttgattttgtatgagtattcaaaatttatgcacagtattatttaagttttttgatcttatgtaaatggaatTAAACATATATCCACACGGATGCTTACACTGTAGGAGAAAACTCATATATAATAACTGTACATATTGGAACAAGGAGGGCTCCTCTAACCCGGTCATCCCCCGACCCCACTTCACAGTGAGGGACTCGTATCCCTCTTCTCATACAAAATCCACCCTCTTCTCATACAAAATCCACCCTCTCCTCGAGGACCCGGGTGTCATCTCTTGCCGCCCCcaacccctccccctccccaccccacccccaaCCCAACTCCCCAACTCCAGGACATGGGTCTTGACTGAgtcaggggcggcccaagccttaggcgacctAGGCGGTCGCCCAAGGCCCCGGCTCGGGAGAAGGTCCCGCGACGGCATCCTACGCTCTACGCCTCTACCCTCCCAGCTCACGAAATATAGGTTCTACTAGCTAGCTAGCCGCAGCCCGCAGGATGGCAGGAGCCAACGGCTACCTCGACAAGACGCGGGTCGCCTCATCCTGCAGCTCTACTTCCTCCTCATCCGCATCCTCTGGCTACTTCTGCAGCTCtgcttcctcctcctctgctCCTCATTCCTATTTCCTCAAACCTCTTCTACTCTGTAACTCTGTTCGACTGTTCCGTGAAGGTGTGACCGTGTGACTGCCTGCCGGCTGCCGCCTGGGTCGTCTACTCGTCTCCTCCTCGCCTCCCCCCGCGTGGCCGCGCCTCCGCCTGTCCGCCAGTCCGCCTCCCCGCCTCCTCGGGCCCCGGCATCCCGCGAGGCCGCGACCGTCCCCGCCTCCCCGGCATCTAGCCATCCAGGCTCCTCGGCTCCTCGGCTCCTTGCCTCCCTCCCGCCTCTCGGGCCCCCGGCTCTCGTGAGGCCGTGACCCCGTCGCCCGTCGGCCCGTCCGGCTCAATCCAGCGAGCCGGCGAGGTCGTCTCCTCCGCCTGAGCGCCTCCCAGTCCCCGGACCCCGCCTGTGACACCGTCAGCCGTCAGGCCGTCAGTCCGTGAGCCGTGACCTCCTCCGCTCCTCGCCCGCCCCCGGCCCCGGCTCCCGTGAGGCGTGAGGCCGTGAGCCCGTGATCTCGTGACGGCACGGCAGACGGCGTgacctcctcgcctccctcGCCGGCCCCGGCTCCCGTTGTCCCGTGAAGCAGTAGAGGCCCGGCCGTCCCCTCACCCTCAGCCCTCCCTCCCGTCCGTATCACTGAGAGACTGTCAGTCTGTGACACTGACAGTGACTCAGTGAGTCAGTGGGTTACTGCCTTACTGGGTAGTGGGCCTAGTCACTGTAGCACAAGTGCACAACATATGGTGTGATCCTTCTAACCCCCTTTTGttgtttgattatattttcaacATCCAGTGtttaatttttctaattttattgcaatttctataattttgttacaatttttctcttctattttttctcttttatattttaatttgtttgtagtaattatcttaattgttttgtttactaatataatttttatattcaaatgtctaatagaaaatatgaatgtggatatgaaaaacttaaaaaaaaaaagaaaaatcgaaaaactcattcaatctcaaaaaggagcagctatattatcgattgaaaataatattttaatgaatcttgagtacaaaagtttgattagtaattttgcatctcaaaaagctagacggattatttttaaataattttttaaagtattttatacttattaaaaatttattattattattattattttaaaaaaggcctcatttagtgagttcgcccgaggcccccaaatgcattgggccgcccctggacTGAGTACACCCTTCATCCCAATAAGAGCGGCAAAACTAAGGTAGTAGAACGTTACCACATGAATTAGTTTATGATGCACCATCCTAACAGCTCTTTTAATCGGTGATGCTGCCTTTtcgtttggttcaaattgagtgcAGAAGGCCATCTGCGCAATCCAAGAGGAAGGAAGCTCGAGGCAGTAGACCGGTCTGACCACATTGCCAGTTATAAAGCTTTCTATCGATATCTTGCCGTCGATGTCCTCCATTTATGTTACTTACGTTGTTCTTGTTTAACATGTCATGCAAAACTTTGGGGTTCGGTCGTTGGATCTGGTCCAAGATGtggtttatctttttttttttttctatagtcGTGTATCCCCTGCGATTTCGTAATAATTAATATGTTTGCAGTTCTATATTCTTTCATGCGGCAGGTATTGTTTTGTATCCTTAATTACAACGATTTTTAGTCCTACTGCTCAATAACAAGCATAATTCCGTCTGGTTAACCAGAGAATCAGTTTGGGCGGGGTGGAGTAAGGGCCAAATCAAGCAAAGTTATAATAATAGATTGGTATTGACACGGAGCAGAGAACGTTAGTCCATAAAAAGTTCTATGAATTGAAGGATTTTTTAATGTAAAGTGGAGGAGGAATGCTAGATCAAACTACAACCAATTTCAGCTGGTTATGGCAGATGATTGTAGCTCTCAGAGTAGAAACGTTTTGGTGGAAAGTTAACTGGGTTAGATTACCATGCAAAAAGCCAAAAAGGTTCTACAAACTAGAGGACTGCACCACATCAACTCATATTCTGGCTTGTGTGCTAGAGTTACAGGAGATATCAATCACTGCTTGCTTCGGTGCCCATTTGCATATCATGTCTGGAACGATCTGGGGAAAGTTTCCCCGCAGATTCCTCATCTCAATTCTCTGCAGAACCTAACTGATCACTGTGCTGATCCCCAACTGTCTGATTCTGAGAGAACTATTTCTGCTTATGTTGGCTAGGGAATCTGGGCTGCACGAAATGATCCCAACTAAGTAATCCCAACTACACATTATCTCTTGCTCCACATCTTGCAATGGAATTCCATAAAGCAAGGTCAAATGAACTCGAACCAAATGATCTGCAGCAGTGGGGTGCCGACAGCTCCATGAACTCATCTATTTCAACTTCATTGTTGGTCTCTTGGGTTTCTCCTCCCTATGGTGTGTCTTAGGTAGCTTTGATGTCTCTTGGAAGAACGGTGCAGGAGCAGTATTCATCATTAGAAACCATGCAAGCTATGTTTTATATGCTGGAGCAAGGAGATTTTCAGTGCTCTGTTCCTCAGAAGGTTCATCCATTTCCCTCTCCATGTTACCTCTTTCCTCCTCCGTACTTCTCAACTCGCTCTCTCTCCCCATATTTCCCCCTCGCCTTTGCTACTCTCTTTTCTCTACCATTTTCTCCATCTCAGAGATCTATagcttcctctctcctctctccttccATTCTCCAGTCCACCTTCAATCTGGCTGGCAACTCACTCTCTCCTCTACTCCACTACCCTCTCCCATCCCCTCTCTGTTCCACCTCCTTTCTCTTATTTACTCTCTTGTCCAGCCTCTCATTCCCTGCTTCAATCGGAAATCATGAGCCGGGGTTGCAGTAACTAtcgtatatatataaaaaaaacccTTCCTACAAATATGCAAGGTATCTCATCACAATATCACAAAGTAATAGTAGgataaataatcaattaaatcagtctaATATTTAAATAACCAAAATCCAAACTTAATGTATCATAAAATTTCAATAATAACCAACAATCTTACATCAAACTtcaaaaaattctaatctaaaatAAAGAGACTAAAACTCTGCTTCGAGTCACTATTCCGAAGCGTATCCTCATTCCATCTTAGTTCTCAGGATCTGTAAAAATAGTAAGATATCAAGTAATGAGCTAGATAGCCTAGCAAGTAATGAACACTTTAACTAGATAAATGagacaataaaataaataataatttgtaGAAAATAAGCATATGAAATTTTCATCGGTTCAAAACTAAATCTAGATATATAgcattatcaaaatattatacatatcaaatttaatctttctcaaaatttaaattttatccATAAatccaaattctttcaaaacatCTGGTTCATCTTGTTAGCCATAAACTATGATCATAGTTGTTCTTACCTTGTTATTGCTCCTGTtgaaattaaggatgcactcaGTCATGACCCAAGATGTTGAGACCACTTCTCTTGCGTTACGCAGCACGCATACAGCAACTGCGGCATGAGTAGTTGAGCTTCTTGAGTTCAGCTCAAGTGACATGACGCTGTCTCATGTATCGCAGCATAATAAATGTATTGTTTCCAAAaactaaacaaaataaaaatgaaaatataaaacaaaggaaaataaaaaatggaACCAGAGTCATGTCCCGATCCTTGTTGAAGGGTAGTGAGGAGGAGTAGGCATTCCAATCTCCTCAAGCAAAGGGGTCGAATGAGGATGACTAGGTTGGATGAGGGGTTGTCATTTGAAATCCCCTTCCCACGTTCATCCAGAGCACCAAAGTGCAGCCCTTCTCCTTGGGGAAGAGGGGACTTGGCCTCCCTGGTGGTGGGAGAGGAACCGTGACGAAAGGATCAAAgagatggattttatttcagaaTATCGATCCCAACCCAACCCTCACTGAGGAGTGGGGAAGCCTGTGAAGACCCACATTTGAGTTGGGCCGGCCTTTGAACAAGGGCGGCCCAACACGTACAAGGGGGAGGGAGTCTCCCGATTGAAAtgcctccctcccctgtttcggaagtaTTTCCCCTCCTCCCGAATCCACCGGAAGAGAGGTAATAGGGTGATAAATCCTACCAAATCAGGAAGatctcccctctctcctcccctagggcatcaaccgagggcttacacacacacacaaaaaaaaaagagagagagaagggagattgggttttaccttgccgcgggAGGAACCGGAGCGGTCGCCGTCGATCCGGCCGGGAGGAGctcgccggaggcaaggtgagcaccttctccttcttctccttcgtcttTGGCTATTATTTCCTTGGGGATGTGGCCGGGAAGCCGCCGGGCTGATGGGGAAGCCGAGCCTCTGTTCGGCCTTCTCCCCTTCCGTTCCGGCCGGCCGTCGCCGGGTGTGCCACCACCATGGGGCGTCGCCGGCCATGGGCCGCCGGCTACCAAGCACTCTCTTCCTTTCCGTCGggaaggaggaaggaagaggaagagagagagagagagccaactCTTtggctctctctcttctttgttgttttatttacgggaagaagaaagaagagagggagagagagagagccgactctctctcttctttgttatTTTATCTTCTCCCTCTAGATGCTGTCTCTTATTAGCCTGTTTTCTCTCTAATTTAATTCAGGAAGATCATGGATTGTTGGATAGTCTTGGAATACTAGATTttagaggaccctttagaagatTAAACAGGGGTCCTGGATTATCATATATCTTGagtaaattttaatgatgatttggttctgtaggggaacaatctGTTGGACGAGAGGACGTTGAGCAGGATTCTGTGCATTCCGGTTCTTTATCGTCGGGAGGGCGGGTGATTGGTTGTCTAAATTTTCAACAAAGGTaaggatccttgtacgccaatcctgcatgatataatatttttatatctacatatgtatgatatgctataatccagataaatcaaaaatagttttatattaaattatattttgatcgtgttggcttgtggttgatattatgatcgtattcgcttgtggttggtattatgatggatgcatgcatgcgcataacttacacctacataattggactgatggatgtggtgctctaaactaactatgtgatattggttgccccgtcacgggctggaaacgtaaccgtggttagtttaaagccgaaaataaatataaatgaattgatgtgtggatgtaaactggattgtatgaaaagggactttggatttatcttgttattatggcaggccccgtcacaggctgaaaaatgtggtactttggtaggccccctcacagcctagaaatgtggaactataatgtgcaggccccgccacaggctgaagatgtgatactttggtaggccccctcacaggctagaaatgtggaactataatgtgcaggccccgccacaggctcaaaatgtgatactttggcaggccccatcacaggctagaaatgtggaactatattgtgcaggccctgccacaggctgaaaatgtgataatttggttgccccaccacaggctgagaaatgtgactgagatttgacccaaagtcggaaagataattaatccgaatcaagttgaagaaaaggcattgaaactataatacaggtttatgagctatcatgtgctatatcattcttgtgtggctggacttttattaatgttttatgtacatacttatattgattatttgagctttgatagccggtttatgacttcatgatatgtgcatcgacttgtcgtgattttcagatttatattattattgtgttggtgtggatgcatagggattcttactgggcagtaaagctcatccccttttcttctttctttttatcagagttgcaggatgcttagatttggatgggatgggcgcagagtgcaagtatcagagtcattagctagttagtttgttgtccttctttgatgtcgatgaacatttgaagatcttgtaattgaactaatttgtttatttggacatgtcggactGCTCTATTTGAATTACTAGATTAATTATGGGTTTACTGGAAtctttgttaatcataggccttgcatgatctttagggcactgctctagggctcatgcggccggtcgcgtaccgaacccgggtgctgggttcggggcgtgacagagtggtatcagagctaaaggttaaggtatcctagggtttaggtTCAGGTGAGAGTGAATGGGGAGAAGAATATTAAATGACTTACTAAAGTACCCCATAGGTACATTTTCTTTGCAATCTTAAAATGTTTAAAGTAACTTGTGTAGGTTGATATGGCACGAGGGAGTGGACGTGGGCGTAATAGGAGGCCGACTCACTTTGCCGATGGCTCCGCTGCTTGGACGCCCTCCGAACAACAAGAAGGTGTTCCACCCTCGCCAGCCAGGAGTATGCACCCGCAGGAACACCACGTCAACCCTGTTGGTAGTGCTCTGGAAATGGGAACCCCGGAAACTCCAAGGACAGGAACCTCGGGTGAGCCTGGAATTCAGCCTAATGAACCACTGAGTGCTTCTCAGATGATGCAAACAATGATGCAACAACAAGCTACTTCCCGTTCAGACATGATGAGAATGATGGAGATGCAACAACGCTTCATGGAACAGCAGCTACAATTTATGCAGCAACAGTTACAACATCAGCAGCAGCAGGTGACTCCTCAGTATCTACAGGGGGCCACAAGTCGACAAGAGCATCATGTCAGTTTGGCAGAATTCAAAAAGTTTGCACCTTCAGCTTTTAAAGGCACTTCTGACCCTTTAGAGGCTGAGACTTGGCTGAATGAAATGGAAAAAGTTTTCAATGCGCTGAGATGCCCTGATGAGGATAGGGTCACTTTTGCTACATTTATGCTGCTGGGAGAAGCGGATATTTGGTGGAATGTGGAAAGAGGAAAATGGGACATAATGCTACATCTTTGACTTGGGAAGgatttaagaagcttttccgTGATAAGTATATTCCCCAAAGCGTGAGACGGCAGAAATTTCGAGAGTTTACCCGGTTAGAGCAGGGGAATATGACGGTCGCAGAGTATGCTGCAAAGTTTGAGGAACTGACCAGGTATGCCCCAGGACAGGTGGAGAATGAAAGAGAACGAGCTGAAAAGTTTGAAAGTGGACTTAGAGCCCGAATCAGACAACAGATGTCTACCTTCGAGCTTTCTTCCTACAAGGATGTGGTTAACAAGGCTTTGGTAGTTGAAAGGGGCTTGAATGACActcaagaagagagggaaagaattttgaaaaAGAGAAATAGGCAAGCTGAGTTACAAAATAAGCATGGCAAAAATACTGAATTCAGGCCCAAGAAACAAACTACTGTGAATGATAAGGCTCAGCGCAAGGATACTGTGAAATGCTATAGATGTGGCGGACCCCACTATCAGAGCGATTGCAACTGGTTCAATGGGAATTGCTTTTCGTGTGGCCAGCAGGGCCACAGGGCAAATACATGTCCTAATCGCAGTGAGCAACAGGCTCGACAAACGTCTCAGCCTATTTCGGGAGCTCCAGCAAATCAAGTATCTCAGAATGAACAACAACGAGGAGGACAGCAGAGGCCTAGAACTCAGGGTCGAGTCTATGCTCTTACACAACACGATGCCGACGCCTCTAACACCGTGGTGATAGGTACAATTGAAATCTCATCCATGAATGCCTATATTTTGATTGATCCTGGAGCTACTCATTCTTTTGTATCTGCTGATTTTGTTGGAAGAAATAGTACATTGATTTCCTTGCCACTAGAGACTGAATTGTGTGTCTCCATCCCTAATGGAGATGTAATCTTAGTTAACTTTgtctgcaaagattgtatcctGAATATTGAAGGCAGGGAAATGAAAGTAGATTTACTAGTCCTAGGGATGAAGGATTTCGACATGATCCTTGGGATGGACTGGTTGGCAGCATATCATGCCACTGTTGACTGCTTCGAGAAAacagtaaaattttaaatttttggtcAGCCAGAGTTTACTTTTAATGGCAACAGAATGTTACCTCCGCTAAAAGTAATTTCAGCCATACAGGCTAAGCGACTCCTTCGGAAAGGTGATGAAGGATTCTTAGCCATGGTAATGGGCACCCAGCTGGAAGAACTCAAACTAGAAGACATTCCTATTATGAGGGAATTTCCTGGTGTCTTTCCAGAGGATTTGCCAGGATTATCCTCTGATAGAGAGGTTGAATTCTCCATTGATTTGATTCCTGGCACTGGACCGATTTCTAAGGCCCCATACAGGATGGCTCCAGCTGAATTAAAAGTGCTAAAAGAACAACTACAGGAGCTGTTGGACAAGGGTTTCATCAGGCCTAGTGTTTCTCCTTGGGGTGCTCCTCTactatttgtgaaaaagaaagatggcagTTTCCGGCTTTGTATAGATTATCGAGAAATAAATGGAGTAACAGTGCGGAACAAATACCCTTTACCGAgaattgatgatttgttcgatcaGCTGCAAGGGGCACAAAtcttctcaaaacttgatctacGCTTCGGATATCACCAGTTGAGAATAAAGGCTGAAGACATACCAAAGACAGCATTCAGAACTAGATATGGACACTATGAGTTTTTGGTTATGCCCTTCGGGTTAACAAATGCACCAGCAGCCTTTATGGATCTTATGAATCGGGTGTTCAAACCCTACCTGGATCAATTTGTGGTAGTATTTATTGATGACATTCTAGTCTATTCCAAAAGTCCACAAGAGCATGAGGAGCATTTGAGGATAGTATTACAAACTCTTAGAGAAAACAAGCTTTATGGCAAGCTGCAGAAATGTGAGTTCTGGTTAAACAGTATCACCTTTCTCGGGCACGTGATCTCCAAGGATGGCATCtctgtcgacccaaagaaagtagAGGCAGTAGTTGATTGGAGTAGACCTACTAATGTGTCCGAGGTGCGCAGCTTTTTGGGAATGGCGGGATATTATCGGAGATTCGTTGAGGGATTCTCTCGTATTGCCATGCCTCTATCTCGTCTAACCCAAAAGCAAGTAAAATTTGAATGGAAGGAGGATTGTGAGCAAAGTTTTCAGGAGTTGAAAAGACGATTGGTGACAGCTCCGATATTGGCCCTTCCATCTGGAACAGGAGGCTTCAGCATCTATAGTGATGCATCACACAAAGGTCTTGGCTGTGTTCTTATACAGAATGAGAAGGTGATAGCCTATGCTTCTAGACAGTTGAAACCATATGAGCTGAATTACCCTACTCATGATTTGGAATTAGCAGCTGTGATCTTTGCTTTAAAAATATGGAGGCACTATTTATATAGTGAACATTGTGAAATTTTTACGGACCACAAGAGCCTGAAGTATATTTATACTCAAAAGGAGCTGAATTTGAGGCAAAGGAGATGGCTAGAGCTATTAAAGGATTATGACTTAACTATTAATTACCATCCGGGAAAAGCAAATGTTGTGGCCGATGCTCTAAGCAGGAAATCTTCAAATAAATTAGCGGCCTTGATCACTACACAAAGAAACATTTTGTTTGACCTAGAGAGATATGAGATTGAAGTACGACTGCATGATCCTCAGTTATGACTTGCTAATCTTATGGTACAGCCTACCTTGATTGAGAGAATTAAGTCATCTCAAAAAGAAGATTCAGAATTACAGAGGGTAAGGGGAACAGTAGAAACTGGTGTCCAAAGTGAATTTCATGTGCATGAGGATGGTTCTTTAAGATTTGGTAGCAGATTGTGTGTCCCAAAAATTTTAGAACTAAGAAATGAAATTTTAGAGGAGGCTCATAGCTCGGCTTATACAATGCATCCAGGAGGCACAAAGATGTATCAGAATTTAAAGAGACATTTTTGGTGGAGTGGTATGAAAAAGGATATTGCTCAATTTGTGGCTCAGTGTCTAGTATGTCAGCAGGTAAAAGCAGAACATCAGAGACCTACGGGACCATTACAGTCTCTACTTATTCCtcaatggaagtgggagcataTCACCATGGACTTCGTGACTAGCTTGCCTAAAATCCTACGAGGTAATGATGCCGTGTGGATAATTGTTGACCGGCTAACTAAATCAGCACACTTTTTACCTTTCAGAGTTGGTTTCTCCATAGAGAGATTGGCAGGTTTATATATAGAGCATATTGTGAAGTTGCATGGGGTCCCAGTTACCATTGTGTCAGATAGAGACAGTAGATTTGTATCACAGTTTTGGAAGAGTCTTCATAAGGCTCTTGGAACCAAATTGAGCTTTAGCACAGCTTTTCACCCCCAAACCGATGGACAGTCAGAAAGAACCATCCAGATTTTGGAAGACATGTTGAGAGCCTGTGTCATGGATCTAGGAGGAGCGTGGGATGGCCACTTATCATTAATAGAGTTCGCTT
It includes:
- the LOC120111759 gene encoding uncharacterized protein LOC120111759, whose protein sequence is MGYFKREPKSWLSLSLFLFLPPSRRKGRECLVAGGPWPATPHGGGTPGDGRPERKGRRPNRGSASPSARRLPGHIPKEIIAKDEGEEGEGAHLASGELLPAGSTATAPVPPAASVMSLELNSRSSTTHAAVAVCVLRNAREVVSTSWVMTECILNFNRSNNKILRTKME
- the LOC120111760 gene encoding uncharacterized protein LOC120111760: MTVAEYAAKFEELTRYAPGQVENERERAEKFESGLRARIRQQMSTFELSSYKDVVNKALVVERGLNDTQEERERILKKRNRQAELQNKHGKNTEFRPKKQTTVNDKAQRKDTVKCYRCGGPHYQSDCNWFNGNCFSCGQQGHRANTCPNRSEQQARQTSQPISGAPANQVSQNEQQRGGQQRPRTQGRVYALTQHDADASNTVVIGTIEISSMNAYILIDPGATHSFVSADFVGRNSTLISLPLETELCVSIPNGDVILVNFVCKDCILNIEGREMKVDLLVLGMKDFDMILGMDWLAAYHATVDCFEKTVKF